A section of the Macadamia integrifolia cultivar HAES 741 chromosome 9, SCU_Mint_v3, whole genome shotgun sequence genome encodes:
- the LOC122089270 gene encoding AP3-complex subunit beta-A-like, producing the protein MSAGSSPEGFSDPNPLVQAWALQPMAGIRLHVISAVVLLAVCKGARNPSVYARKCPANAIPKLYDLHQEENAPALEEFSLLLISSIQRQTTSQPYPNSNIFHPPLE; encoded by the exons ATGTCTGCAGGTTCTTCCCCAG AAGGATTTTCTGATCCAAATCCATTGGTTCAAGCATGGGCACTACAACCTATGGCTGGAATCCGTCTACATGTAATTTCTGCCGTTGTTCTATTGGCTGTATGCAAAGGTGCTAGAAATCCATCTGTATATGCTAGAAAATGTCCTGCCAATGCTATCCCCAAGCTTTATGATTTGCATCAGGAGGAAAATGCTCCTGCACTTGAAGAGTTCAGCTTACTTCTAATATCTTCCATACAACGACAAACAAcatctcagccttatcccaattctAATATCTTCCATCCTCCCCTCGAATAA
- the LOC122089723 gene encoding uncharacterized protein LOC122089723 — translation MAVWEFAVLGTQKMRAPRIRRLRKVNESCHCKLVWQIKYEDSMMAYFFHARFDNSDGSMKGGYKSSSVWTGIKKVWDFVSSNEKWAIGDGERTLFCHDKWLGSSSIANMSSLNHSLFQDLDTKVGAFIKEGKWVFPPVSSSFIKEIFDKVGKLPISLGFSKDICSLENFSMKSSWEGLRQSQPKVGWLKLIWGHYLQPRQSVFGWRLLQGKLPCDDKIKARGILFPSRCELCMIEEESINHLFLECKCVRYLWSSFSSIFGATFTSYCSSMVLSKWWSQKSRVLGLKDALWAGYILIPYFIWLKRNSRRFNSVSRNFRQIFNSILGKLHRMSPSMKGRVASVFDLVCSRNEILENLALEVSSETVAQE, via the coding sequence ATGGCGGTCTGGGAATTCGCCGTCTTAGGGACCCAAAAAATGAGGGCGCCTAGAATTCGCCGTCTTAGGAAGGTGAATGAATCTTGTCACTGTAAATTGGTCTGGCAAATCAAGTATGAAGACTCAATGATGGCCTATTTTTTCCATGCTAGGTTTGATAATTCTGATGGATCAATGAAGGGTGGCTATAAAAGTTCCTCTGTCTGGACTGGAATCAAGAAGGTATGGGACTTTGTTTCTTCCAATGAGAAATGGGCAATTGGGGATGGAGAAAGAACCTTATTTTGCCATGACAAGTGGCTGGGCTCCTCTTCTATAGCCAATATGTCCTCTCTCAATCACTCTCTATTTCAAGATCTAGACACAAAGGTTGGTGCTTTCATTAAAGAAGGCAAATGGGTTTTTCCCCCAGTATCATCATCTTTTATAAAAGAGATTTTTGATAAAGTGGGAAAGCTTCCTATCTCTTTGGGTTTCTCCAAAGATATTTGTAGTTTGGAAAATTTTTCTATGAAATCATCTTGGGAAGGACTAAGACAATCGCAACCCAAGGTTGGTTGGCTCAAGCTTATTTGGGGCCATTATCTCCAACCTCGCCAGTCAGTCTTTGGATGGCGCCTTCTTCAGGGGAAGCTTCCATGTGATGACAAGATCAAGGCGAGGGGGATTCTCTTTCCTTCCCGTTGTGAGCTCTGCATGATTGAAGAAGAATCCATTAATCATTTGTTTCTTGAGTGTAAATGTGTCAGATATCTGTGGTCTTCCTTCTCATCGATTTTTGGAGCAACTTTTACCTCTTATTGTTCTTCCATGGTGCTCAGTAAATGGTGGTCTCAGAAATCTCGAGTCCTTGGCCTTAAGGATGCTTTGTGGGCAGGTTACATTCTTATTCCCTATTTTATTTGGCTCAAAAGGAATTCTAGGAGATTTAATAGTGTATCAAGGAATTTTAGACAGATTTTTAATTCTATTCTTGGTAAGCTACACAGAATGTCCCCAAGTATGAAAGGGAGAGTGGCCTCAGTCTTTGATCTAGTATGCTCAAGGAATGAAATCCTGGAAAATCTGGCGTTGGAGGTGTCTTCAGAGACTGTAGCTCAAGAGTGA
- the LOC122089269 gene encoding uncharacterized protein LOC122089269: MKFEDFLMHRSRDKQRRIDLEEEVAMLEAELDDEQKLNRVLQCALHGQAVSRPSLSSLLPRQVQVLLAELEMVEEEIIFLERKVEELRLCLDQEKRLNKEHQLQPLKQQQWLQKQQKHYWSGVASHRGREEEHHEQRGPLHYKPDFGGQRMIRERKASLGSASEIHAMSSARLNDEIAGNSRCNGRNQTQNLPDEAMTTEKPNRVSEELIICLIGIFLKLNQGSAHVNCEGSTSIPKLSLYCMNSKGQKSDFDGPIRDVGPYKNFIQFTRTSVDMSRVSECLPAIGKIRILMHKLCTVDLTFLTYKQKLAFWINIYNACIMNAFLQHGLPSTPDKLLTLMNKAALNVGGIILNALAIEHFILRHPYDSKKDPMDEKEMLLRRAYGLNYPEPNITFALCRGSWSSPPLRVYTAENVVYELGRARIEYLEASVAVTSKKKIAVPKLLQWHMRNFADDMDSLLEWIYSQLPQSGPLKRSIMECLNGDGKCPMAKMVEIQPYESEFRYLLPL; encoded by the exons ATGAAATTTGAAGATTTCTTAATGCACCGGAGCAGAGATAAGCAGAGAAGAATCGATCTAGAAGAGGAG GTCGCTATGCTGGAAGCAGAATTAGATGACGAGCAGAAATTGAATCGGGTTCTTCAATGTGCATTGCATGGACAAGCTGTTTCTCGTCCATCACTTTCGTCGCTGCTACCACGTCAG GTGCAGGTGCTTCTTGCAGAACTGGAAATGGTTGAAGAAGAGATCATATTCCTGGAAAGGAAGGTAGAGGAGCTGAGACTCTGTCTGGATCAAGAAAAGAGACTGAACAAAGAACATCAGCTGCAGCCACTAAAGCAGCAACAGTGGCTACAGAAGCAACAGAAACACTACTGGTCTGGAGTAGCAAGTcacagaggaagagaagaagaacatCATGAACAACGGGGACCACTACATTACAAGCCAGACTTCGGAGGCCAAAGGatgataagagaaagaaaagcttCCCTAGGCTCTGCTTCCGAAATCCATGCCATGTCTTCTGCAAGGTTGAATG ATGAAATTGCAGGAAATTCAAGATGCAATGGAAGAAACCAAACACAGAATCTTCCGGATGAAGCAATGACTACAGAGAAgccaaacagagtttcagaaGAACTAATCATATGCTTGATTGGCATCTTTCTCAAACTGAACCAGGGTTCAGCTCATGTCAACTGTGAAGGCTCAACATCTATTCCAAAGCTTAGTCTTTACTGCATGAACTCGAAAGGCCAGAAGTCTGATTTCGACGGCCCCATCAGAGATGTAGGTCCATATAAGAATTTCATCCAATTCACAAGAACTTCCGTGGACATGAGCCGTGTTTCAGAATGTTTACCTGCAATCGGAAAAATAAG gATTTTGATGCATAAACTATGCACCGTGGACTTAACTTTCCTGACATACAAGCAAAAGTTAGCATTCTGGATCAATATCTACAATGCCTGCATAATGAAT gcGTTTCTTCAACATGGACTACCCTCCACACCGGACAAACTGCTTACTCTGATGAACAAG GCTGCACTGAATGTTGGAGGCATAATACTGAATGCTCTGGCCATTGAGCATTTCATTCTCAGGCATCCTTACGACTCCAAGAAA GATCCTATGGATGAAAAAGAAATGCTGCTGCGACGTGCGTATGGTCTTAATTATCCTGAACCCAATATCACCTTTGCCCTTTGCCGAGGAAGTTGGTCTTCACCACCA CTAAGGGTGTACACTGCAGAAAATGTAGTTTACGAATTGGGAAGAGCAAGGATTGAGTATTTAGAGGCGTCAGTGGCAGTtacaagcaagaagaaaatagcGGTTCCCAAGCTTTTGCAATGGCACATGCGAAATTTTGCTGATGACATGGACTCACTACTGGAATGGATCTATAGCCAACTACCACAGTCAGGACCACTAAAGAGATCAATAATGGAGTGCCTGAATGGTGATGGCAAATGTCCAATGGCCAAAATGGTGGAAATTCAACCTTATGAATCTGAGTTCCGCTACTTGTTACCCTTGTAG
- the LOC122089987 gene encoding 60S ribosomal protein L38 yields MPKQIHEIKDFLLTARRKDARSVKIKRTKDVVKFKVRCSKYLYTLCVFDSEKADKLKQSLPPGLSVQDL; encoded by the exons ATG CCGAAGCAGATACATGAGATCAAGGATTTCCTTCTCACTGCGAGAAGGAAAGATGCACGGTCTGTCAAAATTAAGAGGACCAAAGATGTGGTGAAGTTCAAGGTTCGCTGCTCCAAGTACCTGTACACGTTATGTGTTTTTGACTCAGAGAAGGCTGATAAGCTGAAGCAGTCTCTTCCTCCAG gttTGAGTGTGCAAGACCTGTAA